One Aegilops tauschii subsp. strangulata cultivar AL8/78 chromosome 2, Aet v6.0, whole genome shotgun sequence genomic window, CAAATGATGGGTCCTTGACCCTAATTGTAATAGGTGACCACGTCAGGCACCACTGAGACATTTTTGCTCGCTCCACTACGCAAGGAAGCTCGGGGGAAACCCTTGATCCCGTGGGATCGGCGATGATGGCTACGTGCGTCACATCGCTTGGGGCATCGTTCCACGAGCTTCTTGACGGCCAAAGGGACCAGTGATTGGAGGTCATTCGTGTTGCTTGGTCGTGTCCGCCTGGCAATGAGGGCGGCCGAGCTTCTGTGACAACGATGACGGTGGTGAGCATGGTCGGAGGTGTGGCATTGGTCGCGGTAGTCGGCTCTTCTCCGCTGTGTCCATGAGATTACCTTGGTTGCCTTTTGTTGTGAAGTTGAAACTGCGGTGTAGGACCGGCATACGATGACGGACGACACGTAGTCCGTTCAACGATTTTCCATGCCGCCAACCTTATGTAGTTCTTCATAGTCCTCTGCTGAATCGGACCTGCGTTGTCCTGTTATGGGTGAAGGCCTGGAGGGCGATCCGCCGTGTAAGTGTAGTATTATTGTGCGTCCAATAGGGTTGccgttttttcttctttttattttgcGTCCAATAGGGTTGctgttttttcttctttttctttgatCTTCGGACCCTCCTCATATTGTTTTTTGGCTCCATCTTGCTAAATCTAATCGAAGCCAGCAATTTGCTGGATCTTTCATGAAACAAAAGTGCTTAAGAGAGGTGTTTGAAGAAATAAACCAGACTTTTCTTAAGCATCGATATTTATTTGTACAGGACAGGCGCTTAATTAGATGTCTCTTCTATAGAAATAGGCACTAGTGCTTCAGAAAACCTAATTTATTTTTCTAAACACCTCCCTAAGCACCTATTATTATACAAGGCCTTATGATCCTGCCAATAGTTATCACGCTTACTACTTACAGCACATCGATATGTGCAACAGTTAGACGCTAGGTAGGGTGCGAAGGCCCATTCCTCCCCACTAAAACGCTGCCCCCGGCTCGTACAACGGCGCCCCAGCGTTGCTGTTGAGAACAGCTCGCTTACCTAGCTCCTGACGTGCTTCCATGGCTATGCAGCAGGACTACAGTCACAGTGCATGATCGATTAGACGAAGGGAGGGATCGACTCCTAACTAGCGGGAATATATCAGTCACCAGCACATGGATATTTCTGTTCCGTTTGATGGATGATCGGTAGCTTCACGCCACACGGCTGCTCCCCGCCCCGCAGCACCACATGCCCGTGTCAGCTTGCCCGGCTAAACCACCACCGGCCACGTACTACCTCGCAGCCTTCCAGAGCCTCCTCACCTCCGATTCTTTCTTCGTTTTTTCTCGCCTTTATGAAAGGGAaggctgctctctctctctctctctctctctcgggttGCGGTGGCGTCGACGAACAACCCGGCATGGATGAGGGACCCAGCAGACCCCGTGTCCGGCATGCATGCAATAATGACGGCAGGCAAACGAGGATTCCCCACCCCAACCAACCCCGTCCTGCCCCTGCTTCCCGGATGGAGCACCTGCTTCTGCTTGCCTCCTTTTCATGCTCCTGAAGCAATCCATCCATCGAGCATTCCAGCGAGCCGCTTTCTTTTGCCTGCGATTTTTCTGgttaggccaactccaacgcgcAACCTCATCCTGTTCGCTCGTATCTGTTTGAACAAATATAACATGACCCAACATGCGGTCGCATTCTTAAATTATATCCATTTGACGTTCGATCCGTCCTATTTCTAACACAAACATGCGTCCGATTTGCATCCACACAAACGTCGAACGCGCACGCGCTTGCTCGGCGCTTGCTTGAAGACGCATGGCGGCCGTCCACCTACCTTCACCGCTCAAATTCAATGCGCACGCACGGCAGGACCTGGTTGTCAGTCACACGGCGGAGGGTCGTCGTCCTTCTTAAATTGGAAGCCATGGACCGGCCAGTCCACAATTTCCACTTCCTGACCGTTCTGCCTCCTCGAGCCCCAACACAAGCAAACCCTAGCCCTCATCTACCTCTCCGCCGGTAACAATGGTGGGGCGCTGGTTCCCCGGCCGCAAGACGAGGCACGACCACGAGGCCAGGTCGGGCCGTCGTCCGCTCGCCGTCGCCGCTCCCCCACCCCGCCTCCACCTCCACCGCCCGCATTCCATATCGCGCCGGGCGGCGCCCCACCTCACAAGCGGCCGTACATCAGGGCGGAGGTGTGCCAGCGCTACTGGGAGACGCGCACGCCGTTGCCGTGGGGCGGCGTGCACCTCCCCAACAACTGGCAGCTCTCCGCGGATCGCGCGCCTGTCCCGCCGGTCCTGGTTAGCGGTCGTGTCCGCCGGGAGGAGATCCATCGTCGCCGCGCCCGCCTGCCCCCGGACCTCATCGAAGACTGGAGGTACGCCGTGGACTCGCCGCTGCGGGATATTGGCTCCGCGATGAGCACGACATCTGGCGGCAGTCCTACTTTGCAGGCCATCCACAGAGCCCGCGGTGGCCACGCGCTAACCGCCATGCGCCCGCTTCCATCGCGCCCTAGTCGCGCGGCCGCAGGCAGGTTCGCGGCCTCACCCCTACGTCGTCGCTGTCTTCGTCTCCGCCACCCTTCCAAGCCAATGACGGCCGCCGAGCAGGAGGATCTGATGAGGCAGGTGATGGAGAAGTCCCTCCACACCCACAACGAGCACCAATGGGAGGGCCTCAAGGAGACGTTGGCCCCGTCAGTGGCCGCCGACGTCACCTTCCCCGAGCTCGACGCCTACGTCAAGGAGGAGGCCATGGAGGGGGCGCGGCCAGAGGCAGCGATGGAGGAGCCGACGGGATGGAACCCGGCATTGGTCGGGCAGTCTTGGACATGGACGGAGACCGTGCCGTGCACGCCCGAGGTGGACGCCGATGGTGGTCACCATCCCTGCCGCGTGAAGAGGTCGTGCAGGCGCCACCGCAGCTGGCACAGCAGGCGGCTCCAGCCTGGCAGGGGCCGTCAGCCCACCTCCGGCAGCCATCTCCATACGTCGACTTCACCGgcgacgaggacgacgacgagtAGACGGCAACGGCGACGACGACCCTTTTTATCTTTTTTTAATGTTTTAAATTATCTTGTTTATATTAATATGCAGACTTGGGTAATGTGGACGTTTTAATGTCTGTGTTAGTATTTTCGAGTTGCTTTTAATACtccatccgtatttagacaaactTAAAACAAAAAATTTGGGACGGATGAagtatttatttaggattttggGGGGTTTATTTTCGCGTTAAAAAATGGACCGTTTGGGATGCGACCGACCCGTTGGACGCACCGATGGCCGCACGGCCGCAAACGGACGATCGCGTCTATTTTCCTGTTCTAAACGAACGAAAAACGGACGAACCGAACGTCCGTTTGTGGTcgcgcgttggagttggcctGACGAATCGATCGTTCCGGCAGCTGGCTCTTTGGTGTGGGTTCATCCCAGcactaagagcaactccaatggggcgacccatttcgtccgccgccgttcgtttgggtcggcgcggacagaaaagtcggcccaacgcgccgacccaaatggACGAGCGTCCGCTTTCGTCCGCCTGCCGACCCATTCTCGGCCCATTTTTGAGCtggatttgcgtcggcgcggacacaaGACGGACGCGCGCGCGCCTTCTCTCCTCCCCGGGCCCGTTGGTCGGTGGCACATTGGCCTCTCCACATCCAACGGCACACCCTCGCCCGCCTGCTTCGTTGCCGACGCCGCCGGCCATTTTTTCCGATAGAAAAAGGATATATAGATAGTTTTAGTGTACACCGATAAAAGGAAAGATCAACTACTCGTCGATTTCCGACTCCGACTCGGTAATGTCCTCCTCTGACGTCTGAATGTAGGCGTCAGCATACCGCTCGTCCTCGAAGTCCCACCCCGACGTTTCTCATAGCTTCAGTTTCAGTTGAGCGGCCTGTTCCGCGCATGCTTGTCCTcccgataggcggctcgctccgtcCTCCTCGCCTCCTTCTTCGTCCTCCTTTGCTTGTAGAACTGGCGCTCGTCGacgatgtcctgcgggaagcgttcGCACCACACCACCATGGCTTCcacgtccatctcggcgatggcGAGGCGACGCTGCCGCCTCCGGTGGACACGACGATCCTCATCGGTGAAAAGCCGTGGGAGAGGCGTGAGATCCTGCGCCCGCTGGCTCGACACGTCGGGTAAATTCATCTTCCGACGAGGCCTcaggaggcgccacgccgccgcgtcgtgcACGCGGGCCGCCTCCTCTGTGGTGTCGAAGGTGCCGAGGATGAGGCGTTTCTCGCCAAACCAGATCTCGGAGAAGAAGGCGCCGGAGCGGCGCTCGCGGACTCCGGGAAAATCCGAAGCGCCCAGGCGGCGCATCGAGTGGTGGCGCATAGGCGGCGAGGCTAGTGAGAGGGGGCGAGACGAGTGGGCGGCGGACAGAGTGTGGAGGGAGCGCCTTCTTATAACGAGCGCCGGCCGCGGCGCGCCAAAACAAGCGTGCAAACCTTTCCCGCGCGCTGGAGCGCCAAAACCAGCGCGCGCTAGGccgatcccccccccccccccccccgcgcgcgaaCCTTTCCCTCGCGCTGGAGTGCCAAAACCAGGGCGACAACATGGCCGCTGGCATGATCTAAAGCGCGCGGTCATaaaatgggtcggcgcgttgggcacACTGCCCACCCAAATCTAAAAGAGGGCGGAC contains:
- the LOC109782330 gene encoding uncharacterized protein — translated: MRHHSMRRLGASDFPGVRERRSGAFFSEIWFGEKRLILGTFDTTEEAARVHDAAAWRLLRPRRKMNLPDVSSQRAQDLTPLPRLFTDEDRRVHRRRQRRLAIAEMDVEAMVVWCERFPQDIVDERQFYKQRRTKKEARRTERAAYREDKHARNRPLN